In Bradysia coprophila strain Holo2 unplaced genomic scaffold, BU_Bcop_v1 contig_24, whole genome shotgun sequence, one genomic interval encodes:
- the LOC119078172 gene encoding nucleolar complex protein 3 homolog produces the protein MAVKKKIKISHVKHSQHLKHKKNYTKPLKKKEQLQASQNSKLQSSNAKGGKKKVFGKPTGTSSHKKKRTVQSVPVAVTETEMDDDTVQDILENVAMDDDGHDTSRLKSKKRKRLAADYDAEDEAKNAKHFEKEYAQMTLAEEKTKKRVVSLLPIKTKAGEVVTRTAEMEYKDREEENESDEEEDEEEEIEEEVDSDDDIIKDNVAMSTDLAELSKNAVSTADLLIYREQEIARQKYRIGIICSGILEKPEDKMKNFSALFELMSERSGDQTNLVTVRKIAALSLLEVFKDILPEYRIGQLNLRMQTVRKNTMERITYENNLLDQFKKYLQKLEKMSTLLTKRQNANRQFSQENIKLGETAVICLCDLLTAHPYFNFGQNIAQLLVYLLNSNFPSTRARILKCFEEIFQNDKKFDLTLYIVRRLNHLIKSKSNNVHVEVLTCLLSLQIKSINLDVEKETELKQKKLEAHKARLMNMSKKEKKRHKKLSQLDKELQETKAEENKQTKHYKLTEITKMVFTIYFRILKNDPNSQLLSATLEGLAEFAHVINLEFFSDLVEVLNNIMEMDELGYREELHCIQTVFTILSGQGEVLNIDPLRFYGHLYRNLLVVNAGKNHTDFLIILRTLHEVLVKRRKNITHHRMLAFVKRIVTLSLQLLHNGTLAGLGIVKQVMQLTSSLEIILDTDADIGSGRYNPELDDPEYCNANCTALYELTTLSRHYHPTVRKMSQHIASGVPATGEGSLNPEIGKLSAVDLYDKYDSSLMSFNPAIPTPRPQEFKDMKGRHFYINDTFKTECENQLNCRLNGDGNILNFLADFTK, from the exons ATGGCAGTG aaaaagaaaatcaaaatcagccATGTGAAGCACTCACAACACTTGaaacacaagaaaaattacacaaaacCGCTGAAGAAGAAGGAACAACTACAGGCCAGTCAGAACTCTAAGCTACAGAGCAGCAATGCCAAAGGCGGTAAGAAAAAAGTGTTTGGGAAGCCGACTGGCACGAGTTCTCATAAAAAGAAGCGAACGGTACAAAGTGTTCCGGTGGCTGTGACCGAAACTGAAATGGACGACGACACCGTTCAGgatattttagaaaatgttgCAATGGATGATGACGGTCACGATACATCCAGGCTCAAATCGAAAAAACGCAAACGGCTAGCAGCCGATTATGATGCGGAAGATGAGGCCAAAAATGCGAAACATTTCGAAAAGGAATATGCACAAATGACGCTGGCTGaagagaaaacgaaaaaacggGTCGTGAGTTTGTTGCCAATCAAAACGAAGGCTGGCGAGGTTGTTACAAGAACAGCCGAGATGGAATACAAGGACCGTGAGGAAGAGAATGAATCCGACGAAGAGgaagatgaagaagaagagatTGAAGAGGAGGTTGACTCGGACGACGATATTATTAAAGATAATGTGGCG atgtcAACCGACCTTGCAGAATTGTCAAAGAACGCCGTGTCCACGGCTGATTTGTTGATCTATCGAGAGCAGGAAATTGCCCGACAAAAGTATCGCATCGGAATCATTTGCTCTGGGATACTCGAGAAACCAGAAGACAAGATGAAGAACTTTTCAGCTCTTTTCGAGTTAATGAGCGAACGTAGTGGTGACCAGACCAATCTGGTGACGGTTCGAAAAATTGCCGCCTTGTCATTGCTCGAGGTATTCAAAGATATTCTGCCCGAGTACAGAATCGGCCAATTGAATTTGAGAATGCAGACCG TTCGCAAAAACACCATGGAACGCATAACCTACGAGAACAATCTGCTGGATcagttcaaaaaatatttgcagaaATTGGAGAAAATGTCAACGCTGCTGACCAAGAGACAAAATGCCAATCGCCAGTTCAGCcaggaaaatattaaattgggAGAGACAGCCGTCATCTGCTTGTGTGACCTGCTCACCGCTCATCCGTACTTTAATTTCGGACAAAATATAGCGCAACTGTTGGTCTATCTGCTGAATAGCAATTTTCCATCGACCAGAGCGAGGATATTGAAATGTTTCGAAGAAATATTCCAAAACGACAAGAAATTCGATTTGACGTTGTAT ATCGTTCGTCGACTCAACCATCTCATCAAATCTAAGTCAAATAATGTCCATGTGGAGGTGTTAACCTGTCTGCTCTCTCTGCAAATCAAAAGTATCAATTTGGACGTTGAAAAGGAAACCGAACTGAAGCAGAAAAAATTGGAAGCGCACAAGGCCCGTTTGATGAACATGTCGAAAAAGGAGAAGAAACGCCACAAGAAACTGTCCCAGCTGGACAAAGAATTGCAGGAGACGAAAGCCGAGGAGAATAAGCAAACGAAGCATTATAAGCTGACCGAAATAACGAAAATGGTTTTCACGATTTATTTTCGCATTTTGAAGAATGATCCCAATTCACAGCTGTTGAGTGCTACACTGGAGGGACTGGCTGA ATTTGCCCATGTCATCAATTTGGAGTTTTTCTCCGATTTGGTCGAGGTGCTGAACAACATCATGGAAATGGACGAACTCGGTTATCGTGAAGAATTGCATTGCATTCAAACGGTGTTCACAATACTTTCCGGTCAGGGAGAAGTTCTGAACATCGATCCGCTACGATTTTACGGCCATCTCTATCGCAATCTTCTCGTAGTGAATGCTGGCAAAAATCACACCGATTTCCTCATCATTCTACGAACGCTGCACGAAGTTCTGGTGAAACGTCGCAAAAATATCACACACCATCGGATGCTAGCGTTCGTCAAACGAATCGTAACGCTCAGTTTACAGTTGCTGCACAATGGCACCCTTGCCGGCTTAGGAATTGTGAAACAAGTGATGCAATTGACATCGTCATTGGAAATCATCCTGGACACAGACGCCGATATCGGTTCGGGTCGATACAATCCGGAATTGGACGATCCGGAATACTGTAACGCCAATTGTACGGCGTTGTACGAATTGACCACACTCAGTCGACATTATCATCCAACGGTTAGAAAGATGTCGCAGCATATAGCATCTGGAGTTCCAGCCACAGGTGAAGGCAGTTTGAATCCAGAAATCGGTAAACT GTCAGCCGTGGATCTTTACGACAAATATGACAGTTCACTAATGTCATTCAATCCGGCGATTCCAACTCCACGTCCGCAAGAGTTTAAAGACATGAAAGGGCGACATTTCTACATTAATGACACGTTCAAGACGGAATGTGAAAACCAGCTGAATTGCCGTCTGAACGGAGATGGCAATATTCTGAATTTCCTCGCTGATTTtactaaatga
- the LOC119078173 gene encoding uncharacterized protein LOC119078173, which produces MSSSRDGFKQKVGRQNSMSTITNLLNHNNSVQNANSTSKTESDEYVPIFYNEISDIMRGFGDCQKPLKESIILVDKILLQQLRGILQEVIQLAVERKGKPEPSLRDFEFLMRKNPVRVYRLQHYLTNLQKIRRIQEMNNVIPSSYHNELESNEDAEDEEDRTIPEQKNDEEKLRRHFRADRISQILGGAQYKEYSESRRTSFSVIRNSTTIRNKLRLWLKPPSDTVMSNRVYTILSYLAHETIAAIVDFSILTRLNSANRQTEPYSRIMTSGASHNMLHLCPEVTQGRGMDGIKPITVQEIQEAVRRHTIASTRTLGLYRNMDNSSSTVPFLAI; this is translated from the exons ATGTCATCCAGTCGAGACGGCTTTAAGCAGAAAGTGGGTCGACAAAACTCCATGTCCACAATAACGAATCTCTTAAACCATAACAATTCGGTGCAAAATGCCAATTCCACCAGCAAAACCGAATCGGATGAGTATGTGCCAATattttacaatgaaatttcggaTATTATGCGGGGATTCGGTGACTGTCAGAAGCCATTAAAAGAATCCATCATTTTGGTGGACAAAATTTTGCTGCAACAATTGCGCGGCATTTTACAGGAAGTTATTCAATTGGCAGTAGAACGGAAGGGTAAACCGGAACCGTCACTGCGAGACTTCgaatttttaatgagaaaGAATCCGGTTCGAGTGTACCGACTGCAGCATTACTTGACAAATCTACAAAAGATTCGCCGCATCCAGGAAATGAACAATGTCATACCATCCAGTTATCACAACGAATTGGAATCAAATGAAGATGCTGAGGATGAAGAAGATAGAACAATTCCTGAGCAAAAAAACGATGAGGAGAAGCTTCGTCGACACTTCCGAGCCGATAGAATATCGCAAATACTTGGCGGAGCTCAATACAAAGAATACTCAGAGTCACGACGCACATCATTCAGTGTCATCAGAAACTCAACTACCATCAGAAATAAGCTACGGTTGTGGTTGAAACCACCCAGTGACACAGTTATGTCGAATAGAGTGTACACGATCCTATCGTATCTAGCGCATGAGACAATTGCAGCTATTGTCGATTTTAGTATACTGACCCGACTGAATTCAGCTAACCGTCAAACGGAACCTTACAGCCGAATCATGACATCAG GTGCGTCACACAATATGCTTCATCTATGTCCCGAAGTGACCCAGGGTCGTGGAATGGATGGCATCAAACCGATTACAGTGCAGGAGATTCAGGAAGCCGTTCGTCGGCACACAATCGCTTCAACCAGAACGCTGGGCCTGTACCGCAACATGGACAATTCGTCGTCGACTGTACCGTTTCTAgccatttaa
- the LOC119077578 gene encoding 39S ribosomal protein L19, mitochondrial translates to MNLTRQLTRNTLMYKSSGMSTVHYRLLTSKSDPLLEATANPFSKEPTDVRKPLAPAEYRFIYPEFLPDPTIEFRNPIREKIERMDMLNRRVHLDIPEFYVGSILAVTSSDPHAAGKTSRFLGICIQRTGCGLRAQFTLRNFVDNQGVEIAYQLYDPTIQKIDLIRLEKRLDSELLYLRDAYPEYSTFDLNMEPEILPEGVPVPLNKVMVKLRPRPWEKQWERKNFIGIANVSEHITEKMAAKAETLKTPWEKYDLVKEYRKTIPEEEQQEIYAEVYSKLHQLEIQRRKIKRSRTFVKPTKLA, encoded by the exons atgaACTTAACGCGCCAACTAACTCGTAACACTTTGATGTATAAATCAAGTGGAATGTCGACAG TTCACTACCGACTTCTCACATCAAAATCGGATCCTCTATTAGAGGCTACTGCAAATCCATTTAGCAAAGAACCCACCGATGTCCGGAAACCACTGGCACCAGCGGAATATCGTTTCATTTACCCGGAATTTCTACCCGATCCAACGATTGAGTTCCGCAATCCCATCAGAGAGAAAATCGAACGCATGGACATGTTAAACCGGCGAGTTCATCTCGACATACCCGAATTTTATGTTGGTTCGATTCTAGCCGTAACTAGTTCCGATCCACATGCAGCCGGCAAGACTTCTCGTTTCCTTGGGATATGTATTCAACGCACTGGTTGTGGATTACGAGCTCAATTCACTTTGCGAAATTTTGTCGATAATCAAGGTGTGGAGATCGCTTATCAACTGTACGATCCGACAATtcagaaaatcgatttaattCGATTGGAAAAAAGACTTGATTCAGAGCTGCTCTACTTGCGTGATGCCTATCCGGAATACAGTACGTTCGATTTGAATATGGAACCGGAAATATTGCCAGAAGGTGTACCAGTGCCGCTGAATAAAGTAATGGTGAAACTGAGACCCCGTCCGTGGGAAAAACAGTGGgaacggaaaaattttatcggAATTGCCAACGTATCGGAACACATCACCGAGAAAATGGCTGCTAAAGCGGAAACGTTGAAAACGCCCTGGGAGAAATACGATCTTGTGAAAGAATATCGTAAGACGATACCGGAAGAAGAGCAACAAGAAATTTACGCTGAAGTCTATTCGAAATTGCATCAATTAGAAATTCAGCGCCGCAAAATCAAGAGATCGAGAACGTTTGTAAAGCCCACAAAATTAGCATAG